ATCCGGATGATGTCTCCCATCTGAAAGATTTCTGGGTGGTCCTGCAGCCTCTCCTTGAAGATGGTGCAGTAGATCATGCTGTTGGACTGATCTGTAATCTTCAGGCTGGTGCAGTAGTCTGTGACGAGAAAGAACAGATCAGCTGCTGCTATATTTGAGTGTCTGGGATTAGCCTGATGATACGTTAGCATACGAGGCTAACAACTGCATCTGCCAGAGTCAGATGGCATTAGCATCTGGAGTGgttccagtggggggggggggggggtcaaactcaaTTGCACaatgattttacatttattgaacTGCATTAAAAGTTCAATTTGAGAATATTACAGCTACTTTTTCCCCTCAATGAAATATACTGGGGATGCGAGTCGCGTGTTCTTGACTGACCGGTTCCGCAGCTCTTGAACGGCTGCTTAAAGAAAACCACCACTCCGTACACGTTGACCACCATCTTAGGCTTCAGCTCATCCAATCGGACGTACGTGTATTTAGAAGCCTTCTTTTCCCTGGAGGCCTGAGGGGAACAATGCCGGCAGCTAACGTGAGAATTAGGTTCACCATTTAGTCATTGGTTCATGAAAAAGCAGAATTATTTGGAAGCAGAGGAGTCTCCGCCCTGCTGGACATGAGAAAGAAAGCAGTAGTAATAAATAGTAATAAAGCGTTAACAAGAGAAAATACAGACAAAAGGTTACAACGTGTCAAAATGCATAATGCTATGAAAATGTAAGCAACGATGATGTGAATGTGATGGAGAGAACAGCttgcagacagaggagaggctgACCTCAGCGGAGAGGTCGCAGCTCCTCTTCACAGCCAGCGGGTACCTGGGGTCGGGAGGAGGTCGCCGGCGGGACACCTAACcaggagaggatgagaggagacGTTACAGCCCCCATTTAGTAAATAATAAGTTACATTTAGACCACTGGAACACAGAAAAGGAGAGGAATATGATGGCAGGAATGAGTTTTAGTAAATTATACACTAGTTAGACATAAAGGTCTAATAATGATAATAGCAGTCCTCACATAAATGCAGGCATCATCTCCTGACAGCAGCAGGTTAAAGGGATGAAACTTGTCCTTAAGAGCGGTGGGAGATTTACCCACAGAGAAGCCAGAGACCACCGTCACATCCTACgagtaaaaagacaaaaaacagtCATTAACTAAGAGAGATCAACGAGAAAAGCAcaagatctacaccgtccacatggtgatctggatcatcatcaaaaggttctaaattgttcttgttatctttatacaccaaccatgaaaagtaaaagtgaatcagagttgatgtgtatttttaactgatttttgaatctgtaaatgtagATGCaaaaatttcatatttttttactgactccattctggatccgatccagatgaaattaggTGAAGAGATAGAGGCCCCTCCcttacacgactgtgtcaaattccataaacattgtcaataatcaaccgagatattgaggaacaaatgtagaatctccattgactgcaatgttactgaaaacttcaaagtgatccagaatccaggatctcttctggatcgtcaccagaatgtaatcatctgttcctggtcacattccaaacatttcctgaagattccctccagaatgttttgagttatcttgctaacggacggaaaagattttttaaatgtttgagatTCTCCAGAAAagctgaagaagaaaacttcCTGGACCTGGATCAGCAGTACTTCTAAGAATGTGagagtttattttgaaaataaatcactaTTTAATAATGTTTCAGTCTGAATTATAGATTTGATGACACAGCAAACTTACCCCTTGATTGACAGCTTGATTGAAGTCCTTCGCCAGCTCTCCCATCAAGACAACGTTAATGGACGATGCGTTCTGTTGACTGTCTTCTTCTGCAAAACAGATGAACATGGAGTTTTGAGTGAGGCGAGGTAAAAACAGATGATTCGACgtgtgaaacatgaaacactcacaaacacacagatttgACCTCTACCTTCAATGACAGCTTTCAGGATGCACCGGTCAGCTGCTAACGACACCAGAGGACCTTTACTCAGCACCGTACCCTggaaaatattcaatattcaatatcCAATTTAATGACAAagtgaaaagctttttttttttctcagaatgAATCTCCGCAGAGTTTCAGAATGAGGATCAGCGCTGATGAGTCACTGTAAGAGAACTGCTCTCCGACTACAGGCCTGCTTGGAACCCACCTTGACTGTTTTGTTGCAGCAATCAGTGCTGGTGCTGATGAGAGAGATGGGAATCCTGCTCAGGTGTGATGGTACCTGAGTgcttagccccgccccctctgacATCACTTGGACAGGCATGATGAGAAGGTTTACCTGAGGGACAAGAATCAAAGCGAACTAATAatgagtacaagtacacagtaagTACTGAGCCCCCCGTACCGTGTGGAGTTTGCAGAGGAAAGCTTTAACAATCTTTAAAAATCATTCCGGTTTTACATTTAATTGATtctctggaaaaagaaaatccccaAATAATAGAAGACATCGATCCGCTTCTTATAAAAGAGCAGACCCTACCGATTAAATCGGCTACATCATAGAAACATATAATATTAGACGTTATTAAGataatcttttttattttccatggaCTCTCAGGCGGTGGAAATTATTTCTAGAGCTAAAACcggaaaacacacaacaacgtCATTTGGTGCAAGCCGAATTTTCAACCGTAAAGTATAGATTTCTAAAATGTTCCAATCGCTGATCTGCGTGCTGCACGGATGTGCCAATAAGTCATGCAAAGTCATGTAAAATGTATCGATCTTTAAGTAGGATCCTCGCCATGTGCTCACTTCCAAAAACACCACGAAGTGGCGTCAAAGcgtcaacaaacaaacatctttggTAAAAGTGCATTCGTGTCAGAAGACGGAAGGTAAACAGGAAATCTTACCGGTAACTGACGGCTCCAGGACTCCGGCGCTCCGGTCCGCTTTCCCTCGCTTGGTTTGGATGGTGCGCGCTGCGCATGCGTAAAGTTTAGCCCGTCCCAGCTGTCGCTCTGGAGCCACTGACGTAGAGAACGCCATTCATAGAATGCGCAGCATTATGACGTAACCAGGACAAGGAAGagaaaatagaataaataaaataaaaatgtaagaatcataaaattattattattcaatggTTTTGTTTGCAAATAAAAACTTTGTTTACAACTTTCGTCATGCTTAATAATACAACTAAACTAACCTGAATGAATGCACGTCCTGCAGACAGTAGCAAATGGCCAGACACATTTTGCAAGTAGCCTCTAGTGCAAGTTGCAAACACCAACCCAGCCAAAGTGATTCAAAGATAAGCTTCTAGGCCGCTTTCCTTTGTCTTACGTAGGCAGAGGGACATGGTTGGTGCTGTTGGAAAGTTCATCGCCAGCAATGGGTAAGCAGAAAGTGCTTCAAAGACTCCACCGTGTTCAACAAAGGAGATATGATAAGTGATGATAAGCATTTTGGCCACAATTCCACCACTTCCTATCTAAGCGATGGTCTATGGTGGTTTATTGAACCAGGATGCCACCGCCAAGGCTTCACACAGAGGACAACACaatacataaacacaaacatatgtaCACGCACAGGCAGTCTTGGCACTGAGATTTCAGGTTTTAATGCGTTTCTGGCAGCTCTGACAGTTCATTCTTAGCAGCGGGGCTTCTCCTCCGCGCCGCAGCTCTTGGTGACGAAGAGTcttttgaggaagaggagctgcaggtagcCCGAGGTGACGATGAGGAAGCTGAGCGCCACCGACCACCAGGTGACGTACTGTGAGTtggaaagcagcaggaagtagTCAGCGCTCTTCTTCATGTGTCCAAAGCTGTAGTATCGAAACATGTGGAAGACAAACTTTTCCACTCTGTGACTTGAGTCCTGCAGAACAGAAATACTACAGAGTTACTGCAAGTACTGCTGTTGTTAGTGCCTGAACTGAAACACACCTGGATGATGCGTAGCGTGTTGTTCAGctgttcctctctctcctcctgttcctctctGGTCCCGGAGGCCTCCTGAAGGCCGTCATAGTAGACCCCAAAGCTGATGAAGACCTGCATGGTGCCTAATCGGTTGTGGAAGTTGCTGAAACACATCTGATAGAAACCTGAAGACGCACATAGAAACTTAATTGATCATCGATTGCATGGATACATCCCGGCGACAGCCATGATGTTCCCCCCAAATTTCTTAAGACTTCATGAATACCATGGGAAATAATTGAACATTATAttcaattaaaatacaaatggcAGATATGACCAACTCTCAATGTTATACAACTATGTGGATCCAGATACGGATCCCAAACCAATTTAAACCTACAGGTGAAGGAGATCTGGAAGTACTGTCTGTATGTGGTATCAGTAACAGAGCTAGAGATGTGATACTGCCCCCCATAGGTAGCAGAGATGTTGCAGCTTTGTGTCTGTGAAAGGTTGGAACTTCTATGTGGACTAGAAATAGCATCATAATAGAAAATTCTGAAATTATACACCAAAAACTGTCGGCATTTTACAACGTTTATTCCTTCATCGATGCTGCGTCTGGTTGTATTTCGGTGTTTTTTCCTTGCTGTTGTGATATTTAACGTTGAAGTGACCTGTCTCCTTTGCCACAAAGTTGATCTGACCCTTTGCGTCATCAACGGTTGACACCATCAGACCGCCGGGAGCGTTGACGCTTACAGACAGGTGTCTGTCATGGCCGACTCCCGTCACCCACTGGACcttcagacaaacagacagttCAATCTTAAGGTTGTGCCATGACATTTTGAGAATGCAATTGggtgaaaaacacaatttaaaatgtaaaaaagagaTGTTATtacttaaaattaaaaaacaaatcatgtgCTTACCATGAAGCTCAGGTAGAATCTCTCTCCATGGTGAGCAAAGTGCCAGAAACACTCCAACCCTGCAGCACCGAGAACCACAGAGAAATCATACTGGTCCGCACCCCAGAACCGCTCCTGGTCTGTCATGTTGGGGTGGAGGTTGGCCTGGGGCCCGCTGTGAACAGgacccagaaacacaaaaacaagcaacaaGCTGGAAGCCTCAAGCAACATGTCAGAACTAATAGAGACCCGATCTCTGAATGGACGGTGTAGGTCGAGTCTGGCGCAGCAGGGAGATCTGGAATGATTAACCGGTCCCAGAATATTGCCTGTCTGTGGGAAAGCTGGTCTGACTTCACAGCTGGAGTCATCCTGGGAGAAACGAGTGCTCTTTCTGTGAATTCTAATGCATCATTTGCTGTCCCTTTACGCTGATAAGGCATAAGAAAATGTAGGGGCtccaggattttgttttttgatgagatgacatttattaaatgtgttatgAAACTTGTCGTCACAgggacattttaatgaaattgaAATGCATGTGCCCCCCTGCAGGACTACTGCCCAATATGAGAGGATAGGAACACTCAAATCCTGGTTCCAGTGCCTGCATACACTCAGGGTACCCCCTAGGGTGGGGCAACACCCCGCCATACAAATGAAACCCTCCCATAAAATCCTGCAGGTTTCTGAGATCAAGAGACATCAGTTCCATTTTAAATAGACTCCAGTGAACCtctaggaataaaataaagaacttcaacacattttgttttgtcttctttatttaaacaaatcaaTTATACACAAATTAACCTGCATACATAAATGACCGGCACCCACCTCTACCTCTCCATCTACCACCTCCAGTATGAGTATTACATGGGAATACATTATATAGTAttagactcacacacacacactgaagtgtgcagtaggagtaataGGGGTGTTTAGGGTAGAGGTGGGTTCCACCAGGGATCaactctgagcccctttttgtttgccatggtgatggatagaggaacagatgaggtgagacaggaagctccttggaatatgtttgcagatgacattgtgatctgcagtgagagcagggaacAGGTAGAGGGGAATTTAGAGAAGTgaaggtctgctctagaaaagagaggaatgaaagtGAGCAGTAGAaaacatgtgtgtaaatgagaagattcCAGGGGGGTCCCAGTCACTCTGATTGAACCAGGATTGATTTGTGGGTGGATTATTCTACATGCAGGTTCCCTTTCACCAATAAATAATCTGAACCAGGACATAATCAGTAAAATATCAGATGtgtatttaatataatttaaaacattttaaagcagcTTCGTGATTCTTGACCCCCTCCCCTCTGAGTGCGTGGAGGAAACATTCAGGGtcttcattaaaataaaagcaatcagaacaatgaaagtaaaacacaaacatgagttTCCCTAACACAGATAATACTGCTACTGGTTCTGCACTGTGGTTCTGGTAAGATAAGCTAGCTTAGCTACTAGTTATGTTACCTGGGGAAGAAC
The sequence above is drawn from the Brachionichthys hirsutus isolate HB-005 chromosome 5, CSIRO-AGI_Bhir_v1, whole genome shotgun sequence genome and encodes:
- the tmed6 gene encoding transmembrane emp24 domain-containing protein 6 encodes the protein MLLEASSLLLVFVFLGPVHSGPQANLHPNMTDQERFWGADQYDFSVVLGAAGLECFWHFAHHGERFYLSFMVQWVTGVGHDRHLSVSVNAPGGLMVSTVDDAKGQINFVAKETGFYQMCFSNFHNRLGTMQVFISFGVYYDGLQEASGTREEQEEREEQLNNTLRIIQDSSHRVEKFVFHMFRYYSFGHMKKSADYFLLLSNSQYVTWWSVALSFLIVTSGYLQLLFLKRLFVTKSCGAEEKPRC